In a single window of the Rhodamnia argentea isolate NSW1041297 chromosome 2, ASM2092103v1, whole genome shotgun sequence genome:
- the LOC115735700 gene encoding calponin homology domain-containing protein DDB_G0272472 isoform X3: MDFRGSCDATVVASECERTSEVPQADQADSSGQVDEDQKFELKIEDSGEGEVLKIDDGGNKDEQVMEERISCPDIEPEQNHEPQRTFEVPQPDQADFSGQVDEDQKSKLTIADSGEGEVLKIDDCGNEDEKVVEERKSCPDIEPEQNHEPQRTFEVPQPDQADSSGQVDEDQKSKLTIADSGEGEVLKIDDHGNEDEKVVEERKSCPDIEQEQNHEPERTFEVPQPGQADSSGQVDEDQKSELTIVNSGEAVVGKIGDRVGNEDEKVMEESISCSGVDTEQNPEPEVILTKELVCPDIEPEQNHEPERTVEVPQANQADSSGQVDEDQKSELTIADSGEGEVGKIDDRVGNEDEKVMEESISCSDVDTEQNPEPEVISMRELVSDKDNSSTKMVNDSSSQAAPEDMSMKSNKIATADTRAGPFSDDTGDVEPTASAPDHIASKNVEHEAVMDTLDSSQEINEEAPTSENTESNPSSVSCGNVPVQIELEEVNAEENQTGIPQCVDSHLGVREENDSTVVDVSSSCSATNLSATTKICFGSISQIEISSIPSDDIIAEPRGSDSLSHSAGSHHTRTTECPSNDTAENGSFSAQDSKLGSKNELDAVLDEKREDQSTIENDKPPCSQAEGVDGVAQNDAALAEVSRIPPSEEQNVGSEGEKKLFNFIIKIPRYDDENLKQQINEAQLQVTEKTQSRDAIQAEIQIIKASCKEHSENIEAALSEENAARELFKSKREEIESVQSVINKVKNAITVGDYDVRIQNMEQKIQHETLPLKEEKQLVRDIKQLKHSREQLTNNMGGLDELKLALDQREQTEERLKSLRREADLLRENVLKAEAVTKSAKRKYSDERDRLRELQGQFRDADKIRQEAYIHLKNLRKQSYEKNKYFWKYKDDMKMSIDLASKGDREALSRFCIDQVETVMESWNENIDFREEYVRCNHPRTLRRLGTADGRSLGPDEVMPAMPTAVNQTALRYKSMSALPSIEQEKASIVVEARPAADDKLPVKEVEQKKQKAKNSAKPVAQVEDLVTVSSRDVATVEMEEPKLSKEEVELAKKAEELRKAEEAAMLTEQRRLEEKAKAKEALERKKRNAERALARAALKAQKEAEQKEKEREKKAKKKERKNGGGAIATPSDNGIEGEPASFSEMTAEALADFDTKDKPALMVKRTQKPSHFVKQTKVKPIPPTLRNRGKRKMQPWMWAVLTVLLVLALFLVSNGWNLF, translated from the exons ATGGATTTTCGGG GGTCTTGTGATGCAACTGTTGTGGCATCTGAATGTGAGAGAACATCTGAAGTTCCACAGGCTGACCAAGCAGACTCTTCTGGTCAAGTGGACGAAGATCAGAAGTTTGAGTTGAAAATTGAGGATTCTGGGGAGGGTGAGGTCCTCAAGATTGATGACGGTGGTAACAAGGATGAACAGGTTATGGAGGAAAGAATATCATGTCCAGACATAGAACCAGAACAGAACCATGAACCTCAGAGAACATTTGAAGTCCCACAGCCCGACCAGGCGGACTTTTCTGGCCAAGTGGACGAGGATCAGAAGTCTAAGTTGACAATTGCGGATTCTGGTGAGGGTGAGGTCCTCAAGATTGATGACTGTGGTAACGAGGATGAAAAGGTTGTGGAGGAAAGAAAATCATGTCCAGACATAGAACCAGAACAGAACCATGAACCTCAGAGAACATTTGAAGTCCCACAGCCCGACCAGGCGGACTCTTCTGGCCAAGTGGACGAGGATCAGAAGTCTAAGTTGACAATTGCGGATTCTGGTGAGGGTGAGGTCCTCAAGATTGATGACCATGGTAACGAGGATGAAAAGGTTGTGGAGGAAAGAAAATCATGTCCAGACATAGAACAAGAACAGAACCATGAACCTGAGAGAACATTTGAAGTCCCACAGCCTGGCCAGGCAGACTCTTCTGGCCAAGTGGATGAGGATCAGAAGTCTGAGTTGACAATTGTGAATTCTGGTGAGGCTGTGGTCGGCAAGATTGGTGATAGGGTTGGTAACGAGGATGAAAAGGTTATGGAGGAAAGCATTTCATGTTCAGGTGTAGATACAGAGCAGAATCCTGAACCTGAAGTGATTTTGACGAAGGAACTTGTTTGTCCAGACATTGAACCAGAGCAGAACCATGAACCTGAGAGAACAGTTGAAGTTCCACAGGCCAACCAAGCGGACTCTTCTGGCCAAGTGGATGAGGATCAGAAGTCTGAGTTAACAATTGCAGACTCTGGTGAGGGTGAGGTCGGCAAGATTGATGACAGGGTTGGTAACGAGGATGAAAAGGTTATGGAGGAAAGCATTTCTTGTTCAGACGTAGATACAGAGCAGAATCCTGAACCTGAAGTGATTTCGATGAGGGAACTTGTTTCAGACAAAGATAACTCATCAACAAAAATGGTCAATGATTCTTCTTCACAAGCAGCCCCAGAGGACATGAGCATGAAATCTAATAAGATTGCTACGGCGGACACGAGGGCTGGCCCTTTTTCTGATGACACTGGTGATGTTGAGCCAACTGCCTCTGCACCTGATCATATTGCTTCCAAGAATGTTGAGCATGAGGCTGTGATGGACACCCTCGATTCCAGTCAAGAGATAAATGAAGAGGCTCCTACATCAGAGAACACTGAAAGCAACCCTTCCTCAGTCAGTTGTGGCAATGTACCTGTTCAAATTG AACTTGAAGAAGTGAATGCTGAAGAAAACCAGACTGGCATTCCTCAATGTGTGGATTCCCATTTGGGAGTCAGAGAAGAGAATGATTCAACTGTAGTAGATGTATCGTCAAGTTGTTCTGCTACTAATTTAAGTGCAACCACAAAGATATGTTTTGGTTCCATCAGCCAGATAGAAATATCTTCCATTCCTTCAGACGACATTATTGCAGAGCCAAGAGGTTCAGATTCTCTTTCCCACTCTGCTGGAAGCCATCATACCCGTACTACGGAATGCCCTTCAAATGATACAGCTGAAAATGGAAGTTTCTCTGCTCAAGATAGCAAATTGGGATCAAAGAACGAGCTGGATGCTGTATTggatgagaagagagaagatCAATCCACCATTGAGAATGATAAACCGCCATGTTCACAAGCAGAAGGTGTTGACGGAGTTGCCCAGAATGATGCAGCACTGGCAGAGGTTTCTCGTATCCCTCCTTCTGAAGAACAAAATGTTGGCAGTGAGGGGGAAAAGAAACTATTTAACTTTATCATAAAGATTCCCCGATATGATGACGAAAATTTGAAACAACAGATCAACGAAGCTCAGTTGCAAGTGACTGAGAAGACGCAAAGTCGGGATGCTATTCAAGCTGAAATCCAGATTATAAAG GCTTCTTGCAAGGAGCACAGTGAAAATATTGAAGCTGCCTTATCCGAAGAGAATGCTGCACGGGAGTTGTTCAAGTCTAAAAGGGAGGAAATAGAGTCTGTTCAATCTGTTATTAACAAAGTGAAGAATGCAATTACAGTGGGTGACTATGATGTAAGG ATACAGAATATGGAACAAAAGATACAGCATGAAACCCTGCCTTTAAAGGAAGAAAAGCAATTGGTCCGTGATATTAAGCAACTAAAGCATTCACGAGAGCAGCTTACTAACAATATGGGAGGGCTTGATGAACTCAAGCTGGCTTTGGATCAAAGAGAGCAAACTGAGGAGCGTCTGAAG TCTCTTAGGAGGGAAGCAGATCTGCTGAGAGAAAACGTCTTAAAAGCTGAGGCAGTCACGAAATCTGCTAAGAGAAAGTACTCCGATGAGAGAGATAGGCTTCGTGAATTGCAGGGTCAGTTTAGAGATGCCGATAAAATACGCCAAGAGGCATATATTCATCTAAAGAATTTAAGGAAGCAATCATATGAGAAG AACAAGTACTTCTGGAAATACAAGGATGATATGAAGATGTCGATTGACTTGGCGTCAAAGGGAGATAGGGAGGCACTCTCTCGGTTCTGCATTGATCAA GTGGAGACGGTCATGGAATCATGGAATGAAAATATTGATTTCAGGGAAGAGTATGTTAGATGCAATCACCCTAGAACGTTAAGGAGACTCGGCACAGCTGATGGTCGTTCCCTTGGACCCGATGAGGTGATGCCTGCTATGCCTACTGCTGTAAATCAAACAGCACTTAGATATAAGTCCATGTCTGCTCTTCCAAGTATAGAGCAAGAAAAGGCATCTATTGTTGTGGAAGCTAGACCAGCAGCAGATGATAAGTTACCCGTGAAAGAGGTGGAGCAAAAGAAACAGAAAGCCAAGAATTCTGCAAAACCTGTTGCCCAGGTCGAGGACTTGGTAACAGTTTCAAGCAGAGATGTGGCCACTGTGGAAATGGAAGAGCCCAAGCTATCAAAGGAGGAAGTGGAATTGGCAAAGAAGGCGGAAGAATTGAGGAAGGCGGAGGAGGCCGCTATGTTGACGGAGCAACGGCGATTAGAGGAAAAGGCCAAAGCTAAGGAGGCTTTGGAGAGGAAGAAACGAAATGCTGAGAGGGCCCTCGCAAGAGCTGCTTTGAAGGCGCAGAAGGAAGCTGAGCAGAAGGAGAAG GAAAGGGAgaagaaggcaaagaaaaaggaaaggaagaatgGCGGAGGCGCCATTGCAACGCCTTCAGACAATGGCATTGAAGGAGAACCCGCTTCGTTCTCGGAAATGACTGCCGAGGCTTTAGCAGATTTCGATACTAAAGACAAGCCTGCACTGATGGTGAAGCGAACTCAAAAACCATCGCATTTCGTAAAACAAACCAAAGTAAAGCCCATTCCTCCCACTCTCCGCAACAGGGGAAAGAGAAAGATGCAGCCTTGGATGTGGGCTGTCCTTACTGTGCTGCTTGTGCTTGCCCTATTTTTGGTGAGCAATGGCTGGAATCTCTTCTAG